The segment GCCCATCCCTCCTATTTGTGCTCATCTTTTCAGATAAACGGCTGTCCTCCACCCCCCTGGAAATCCTGTTCTTTCTCAACGGCTGGTATTATGCTACCTATTTCCTGCTGGAACTCTTCCTATTTCTGTATAAAGGTAAGGCCTGAGGCTTGACTACCCTTGCCCCAACATCCCTTCCCCACTTCAGCCCAGAGCCAACTCCCATCAGGAGCCttcttatttttcatccttttctgtAGTTCCTCTTCACTTCttcatcatatggtttctttgAGAATGATTCACTAGGAAGCCCCTCAGCAAGAATTTCCTCAGTTTGGAAAATGTGGGCTTCTCTGTCCTTACTCTCCCTCGCCATCTCTTTGCTAAGCTGCACTTTAAGCTCATTGGTGACCCTCAGAAGCTATTCAGTGGCCAGTGTACTCATTAGATCCAATCATTTTGGAGAGTGGTGGCCTCAGATTTGAAGTTAGGAATGAAATCCCCTAATAGTGAACCTGCCTCCAACAGACACAGTCACACTGTGAGTGAACGTGTCCTGCAGCAGGTTAACAGATCCGGCCCATATCTCACTAACTAGTTCATGGAAAGTTGATAAGATGCATGCCCTCTCTATCCCCAGGTGTGGGGGAGTTCTTGTGGGTGCCGTTACATGTTTGCAAACTCTGGCTTTTGTGTCAGCAGCTCTCCTGCTACCATATCCAACAGCCAACCTAGTACTGGATGTGGTGATGCTTCTCCTTTACCTTGGAATTGAAGTAATTCGACTGTTTTTCGGTGAGTGTTATCCAGAGAGTATTTTCCATTCCTTCTCAGACAGACTGCTATCTGTAACTTGATTAACAAGTACATAACCTAGTCTCATAATAAGAGACTGGATCTGCCCTCTCTCAAGTTTCAAGCTGCTTCATATTTTGGGTCAAGCTTTACTTGTTTGTTGCTCTGTAGGGCCAGAAGTGGGCAGTAGTGTGAGATTTAAATAGTTTCTTCCTAATTTCCTAAGTGTTACGAGAGCCTGGTTCCTCTCACTGGCTTGCTTGGGAGAATAGATCTGACTGTAACTCTATGTTCAGAGCAATATATGTCACACAAGTTAGCACTAAGGTCCTCTGCACTCTGAACAGGGATTTCTTTAGGacaagttgtttttgtttgtttgtttgttttgttttgtttgagattttatttgacagagtaagagagggagagagagagagcacaagcagagggagcagcagagggaaagagagaagcaggctcccacttagtagggagcccgatgctgggctcgattctcaggaccctgagatcatgacctgagccgaaggcagatgcttaacaaactgacccactcaggcacccccaggatAAGTTTTTTATCCTCAAAGATGCAGAGCAAATTCCTCATCCCAGAAAATAGTGTTAAAACACACGCTGAGAAGAAACAGTTTTTGCAACACATGTAACAAAGGATTAAGAAGGCTTACATGAGTCACCATCCGAAAAGATGCAGAGCAAATTCCTCATCCCAGAAAATAGTGTTAAAACACACGCTGAGAAGAAACAGTTTTTGCAACACATGTAACAAAGGATTAAGAAGGCTTACATGAGTCACCATAAGAAAAgattacctaatttttaaaaattggtaaggGACACTAATAGACTGTTCACATAAGAATAATTACAGAGGATCAGTAATCATGATAAAGTGCGCAAACTcattaataaaaagcaaattgaagCAACAAAGTAACAATTTCATCAATCAGATTAAACAGATTTCCAAATACCCAGTATTGGAATGGGTGTGAGGACCAGGTCTCTATTCCCACACTGTTTGGGAATATAAATTAGAACAactgtttggtattttttttaaagattttatttatttatgtgacagagatagacagccagcgagagagggaacacaagcagggggagtgggagaggaagaagcaggctcccagcggaggagcccgatgtgggactcgatcccagaacgccgggatcacgccctgagccgaaggcagacgcttaacgaatgtgccacccaggcgccctagaacAACTGTTTTGCTAATAGTTTTGCCATgtaaaatttgtattcttttttttttttgcttaagattttatttatttatttatttgagagagagagagcatgagtggggtcgagggacagagggagaggaagagaatctcaagcggactccccatggagcatagagcctgatgcagggctcgatctcacaactctgagatcatgacctgagccgaaatcaagagtcatacagtcaaatgactgagtcacccaggcacccctaaaattcatattcttaGTCCTAATAATTACACATCTAAAGCtggttgaaaaaaacaaacacttctaCAGATATGCTAAGGTACCTGTAGGAGAAAGCTTATAGCCACGTATTTTATAACATCAAAACATtagaggggcccctggctggctcagtcgtggagcacgcaactcttgatctctgggctgTAAATAAAtccaagccctacattgggtgtagagatcacttaaaaaagtaaaatcttaaaaaaaaaaaaaaaattagagggacatctgggtggctcagctcagttggttaagtgtctgacttcaggtcacgtcatgatctcacggtcctgggatcaagccccatgtcaggctccctgctcagtggggagtctgcttctccctctccctctgcccctccccctgctcatgctctctctctctctaataaataaataaaatctttaaaaaaaaggggggaaacaACCTAAACATCCGTCAATACAGGATTAGTTAAATTACGTATTTGCttcaatgaaataattcatagccactaaaaaaagaataaggtggTTATCTGTGGAAAGTTGTCTAACATAcattaaatggggaaaaataagttgaaaacagtatgtagagtatgattctgtttttacaataataaatagtaatatgTAAGTATACACACATAAGCAAGTCTGAAGCAATATACATCATGCTGTAATAATGGCTATCTCTAGTGGGGAGTCATGGGGCCTTTGAGTTTccgtattttctaaaattattttctgtatttatattggTTGAAAAGCTTTCAGTGATTATATATGgtaattaaaaagatatttcccCCAAGTAAAGAAGTCACTGTCCCTTGAGTGGGAGCCACACTTGAAGCAGGACCTTTGGAGTGAATGACTCCATCCCGTGGCACCTCCAAAGCCCTCACGTTTAGCCCAGTGGGGCCCCATTTACAAATCTGCCCATCCGCATTCAGGatcatttttctctgccttgcCAGTCCATCCCATCCCGTCCCCCCAGCCTTTTCTCTGAGCCCAGGGAAAGCAGGCCACTTGGAGGTGACCCTGTGGGCTGTGTCTGACAGGTACAAAGGGAAACCTCTGCCAACGAAAGATGCCACTTGGTATTAGCGTGGCCTTGACCTTCCCATCTGCCATGATGGCCTCCTATTACCTGCTGCTGCAGACCTACGTGCTCCGCCTGGAAGCCATCATGAACGGCATCTTGCTCTTCTTCTGTGGTTCAGAGCTGCTGCTTGAGGTGCTCACCCTGACTGCTTTCTCCAGGTACCGCTGCTGAGGGACCATTTCCTGTCACCTGAGGGTTGGGTTCCCATCTCATCCTAGGGAGGGATTCATTGTTCTTCTGAAGCCTGAGGGATCTGAAGGTCTTTCAAGGGGAAAGGGGGTGCCTATGGGATTGCTTTTCCTATTCAGGGTAGACAGTTACTCACGGAAGACATTCTTGTTCTTTGGGGCCAAGAGGCTTGGAATATGGAACAGTTCTGGCCAGCTGCTCTTGTTCACTggtcttttaacattttctttctttctctctttctgccatcaGTATGGACAGGATTTGAAGTACAAACAGTTCAGCCAGCAGCCCTTGGAGGCTGAGACCACAGATTCTTCTGGTCTTTGGCTACACCAGTGAGAGTTGGTGGGTCAAGTTGTCCTGGGAAGGGTTGCAGCTTTTCCTCAACACAGACATTTGGGCAGCAAATTGAGCATGAGGCCACTGGGCATCATCTTCTAAACCGGGACCATTAGCCCAAGAGACTGTTCTATACTCCAGTGTAGGGAGGGGCAAGGCTGTCCCATCCTGGCCCTTCTCAGAACCAGTTCCCTGCTGAGCTCCAGTTCTCTTTGGTCCTCGTGGCCAGAGCATCTTGTGTGGACCATGTAGGCTCCTTGGGCTTCCAGCAGGACCGGAGCCACATATTCCTGCATGTGCTGTGCCCCCCGGCACACGAGCGCAGAGAGCCTCAGGACGGTCTGCTCCCAGGGTGACGCACAAGCCTCTCACCTCGTTCCTCAGAGACTGGGCTCCAGAACTTTTTTAGCGGCTCATAGTGTTATTTTTCTACTCTCATCATGaaacaaacattattttataataaacgtGTATTTTCTGTCATGGGAGTTACAGCCTTTTCCTTATGGCACCTGTCCCTGGAATTTCATCCACTCCAAGGGAAGGTAGGGACCATCCCAGCGATTTGTTCTCAGGTTGTGCTTAGCGATCCTGTGTGGACACAAAGGCAGTGATGATTTTCTTCCCCAAGCTCTAGCCTAAATTCATGCCTCAAGGCACTGCCAACTTCTGTATCTTCTTCAGGCCTGTCATCCTGTGAAAGATGGCTTATATTCTTCACCTCTGCCCCAAAGTCAGcatcttttctctcattcctctTACAGATAATTGTCAGCTTCTTTCCAGAGTGAGGCATGAATACTTAGAAGAAGCATATTCAAAACTTGCCAGTATTTTTTGGtcgtttattttaaaatttcaagttaaCGTAAAAGggtacatatttttcttttttttaagctgcagAAATGTTGCCCTACATGAGTATATCATTCCCTTTTCCAAGTAACCGTCTTTAAAACTTTCTCATCTTACTCAGTaggggctttttttctttcccctcaagaATCCACCAGGAGCCATGGCAGAGTCCACTTTAGAAAACCTTGAGCCATATAGCCCCTCTGCTGTCAGATGAATTTGAGAATATCTGCTCTTGCTCAAAGTCAAAAGTTAATTGGTCTTTAAGCATTTCCATGCTGGCTTTTAATTCTGCTTATTTCCTGTGATCGAGCTTGTTCTCATCCTGTGCAGGTCCCCACTGTCCAAAGCACTgatcatttttcttgtttcctacCCCTTCTGTGTCCTTGCCTCCTGGCTGCCTTTGGAGTCTATCCAAAAACTGTAGTAGACAGGCCTAATCCACCATGAAACGGTAACAAAAAATCCACTTGGAACCTCCTTGATATTTCAGTCACAACCCCCACTAATTCTCTGACTTTCTACTGCTCATGCTGTTGCTTTCTCTAGCTGTGAAGACGTTGCTGGCATCAAGCTAGACAGGATTCGTTCTCCACGGCCTCCCCCTTTCTTTTGGAGGTTCAGTGGTTAAGGTCACTCTCCTGGcaacacagaaaaatgaatgaaaggctCAGCTGGACATTTAGAGGTGGTTTATAATTAAAAGGGACCTTAGAAAGGAATCTAATTCCCCACTTTGCAGGCTTAGAGATGAGAAAGGAACAGCCAAGCATCACACAACTGGTTACTAACAGTTGGATCTAGAAATCTTGCCTTAGGAGTCTCAGTCTAGATCAAGTAAATTCCACTCCTCAACAGGTACCACCTGAGGAGAATGAGAAGTTGGAAATGGGGATAGGATTAGAGCAGGAAGTCCTCTCATGTACTTCATGGTTCTCCGGGAGCTTAATGCATCGTGTTTCCCATGGATAGCTCCAGATGTTCATTCTTCCTGGTGCTTGCCGGAGCCACACGTGTGAGTGTAGTCACACCAGAACAGAATATCATCAACAGAAACTGAGGCAGCAGGGAATGGGAATGAGCATAGCCAGTCTTTCAGGGTTCATGGGGGCAGACGCTATACTCGAATGCCAAGGAAAGTCACTTTACTGCCCACTTAGACCTGAAGGATCAACTTTCTGGAACAGTGGAGAGGACCTGAGTGAAGGTGTAGGCCTTGGTCACACGGGCTGGTAGAGAACTGCTCAGATGTGCACACTCATGGCTAGAACTTGTCAAGTGACTGCAGTGGCCATCTCTGGAGGCTGAGGTCTGGCCCAGTTCAGGAAGCACTTGGGACATACAGATTCGGGTTTCTGGCTGCATACCACGACAGCAATGTATATGAGACTAATAGTCATCCCGTGCCTGGCAGAGTAGATTTAATCCATGCCTTGAGCCTTTGAGGCAGAAGAAAATCAACTCGAATGTTAAGTCACCTCGTGTCTGAGGGCATTTAGCTTAAAAAGtaagagttgggatttgaaccaagAGTAACCCAAAGATCATTCCCTTTCTGTTCCGCCATGGTAGCGCTTTGATGAAGAAATGTGTTGACTTCTCTAAACTACCAGTCCTCACACTTTAGTTTACATGCAAGTCATCTGGGACATAGAAAGTATTTTTCTAGACCTCACGTAGAAGTGGGTGCAGCCCAAGAACAGGCATTTTACTTAGCAAGCACAGCACATAACCGAGATGCAGGGGACCACGGAACTTGCCTTAAGAGTCCATTCCTATTTTGCTCACGCCGTGCATGGTCAGAGAGCTCCTGGGGCTCTCCCTCCCCTGgaagtttgcttgtttttatgcTGATCTTGCCTTTGCAAGTCCCAATACACATTATGTATCACCTGGTCTCTGGTTCATCTTTTTATACATGTAACACTCCTCTTGGTTCACCTTTTTGAAAAGCCAGAATCTTTCTGGAATTCCAAGGAGCTCATCACAACACTCTGCTAAACTTTCTAATCTGTACTTCCGATGTTTAGACAGCAATCCAGTTTCCAAAACATGTTCATATTTGCTCTCTCGGATTCTTAAAACCCCACTGTGTGAAAGGCAGAATAGCTACCGCTCAGCTCAGTGAGGTGATGCTGCTGTCCGCAGACGGTGGGAGGAGGCACTGGCAAGTAGACTTCCAGACTCCGAGCAGAGGAGTCTTACCTTCCTGAACTTGAGAACATTAGAACTGAACTGTAAGGGGAGGACATTTACTCGGAGAGTGAATCTTAGGAACCTTGAAGGACAAAAGGACAACTTGGAATTTTTCTTCCCTTAGTTCAGATGGCTAAGGAAGCAAGCTAACCCCTCAAGGGGCACTTCCAGAGATCTGCACTAGAAGCCCCCTAGCGTCCTGCAGGCCACCACATGCCCTCCCTGTGATTCCAGCTCCAAACTCGGGGCTCAGTGACATCCCACAGGCTCTACACGTCAGCCCAGCCCATGTCCCAGACACCTCAACAAAGCTATTCAATGCAGAATCCATAAAACAGCTCACAccccatttattatttaaaaatattttgttacaaaaggaaaaaaatacaatgcaGTATAAAAGATTGACAGCGTCATCAAGTTTATTACACAATTTTCAACCtatcagaaagacaaacaaatcACCGACAACAGGGGGACGGGGCCTTGGCCTTTTTGagggctgggtttttttttccttttgctatcaggaaataaaactaaaatttgtgtcattgagtaaaaacaaaacaaaaatggggagaaaaaattCTCCGGGTAAACGGCTTTTCtggtattctattatttttttccttaaactgtCACCTTACTCGGT is part of the Ailuropoda melanoleuca isolate Jingjing chromosome 16, ASM200744v2, whole genome shotgun sequence genome and harbors:
- the TMEM216 gene encoding transmembrane protein 216 isoform X3, whose translation is MAPRDKRLSSTPLEILFFLNGWYYATYFLLELFLFLYKAALLLPYPTANLVLDVVMLLLYLGIEVIRLFFGTKGNLCQRKMPLGISVALTFPSAMMASYYLLLQTYVLRLEAIMNGILLFFCGSELLLEVLTLTAFSSSDG
- the TMEM216 gene encoding transmembrane protein 216 isoform X2, with the protein product MAPRDKRLSSTPLEILFFLNGWYYATYFLLELFLFLYKALLLPYPTANLVLDVVMLLLYLGIEVIRLFFGTKGNLCQRKMPLGISVALTFPSAMMASYYLLLQTYVLRLEAIMNGILLFFCGSELLLEVLTLTAFSSMDRI
- the TMEM216 gene encoding transmembrane protein 216 isoform X1, which codes for MAPRDKRLSSTPLEILFFLNGWYYATYFLLELFLFLYKAALLLPYPTANLVLDVVMLLLYLGIEVIRLFFGTKGNLCQRKMPLGISVALTFPSAMMASYYLLLQTYVLRLEAIMNGILLFFCGSELLLEVLTLTAFSSMDRI